CGCAAGCTGCATCCCGATCTCGAGATCGACTGGCTGGCGCAGCATCCCGTTACCAGAGTGCTCGAAGCGAGCGGCGAGCGCATCCATCCGGCCAGTGCGCTCCTCGCCAACGAGTCGGCGCACATCGAGGACGAATCGGCCGAGCACGACCTGCACTGCTTTCAGGCGCTGCGCCGCATGGACGAGATCCTGATCGCGAACTTCATGCTTTTCCACGACGTGGTCTCGGAGGAGCACTACGACCTCTGGATCGGCGACGAAGCGTGGGAGCTCGATTACTATCTGCACGAGAACCCGGAGCTGAAGCGCACACCGTACGCCTGGCTTACCGACTTCGTCGGCTACCTGCCGATGCCGGAAGGCGGCCGACGTGAAGCCTTCCTGACAGCGGACTACAACGCCGAGATGATCGAGCACGTCGAGCGCTATCGCTACGTGCGTGACCGCGCGATCTTCGTGGGCAACCCGGAGGACGTCGTGCCGGAGACGTTCGGCGCAGGTCTACCGGCGATTCGCGACTGGACCGAGAGCCATTTCCAGTTCTCCGGATACGTCACCGGGTTCGAACCGGTCGAGGACGCCGACCGCGCCGCGCTCCGGGCGCGGTTCGGATATCGCGACGACGAGCAGGTCTGCATCGTCACCGTCGGCGGCTCGGGCGTCGGCGCGCCGCTGCTGCGCCGCATCATCGAGGCGTATCCGCACGCCAAAGCGCGTCTCCCGGCGCTGCGCATGATCGTCGTCGCGGGCCCGCGCATCGATCCCCGCACGCTGCTCAGCGCTGCAGCCGTCGAAATACATTCCTTCGTTCCGCACCTTTACCAACGGCTGGCAGCCTGCGACATCGCGATCGTCCAAGGCGGACTGACGACGACGATGGAGCTCACCGCACATCGTCGCCCGTTTCTTTACTTCCCGCTTCACAATCACTTCGAGCAGAATTTCCACGTGCGCTATCGCCTCGAGCGCTACGGCGCCGGCCGCTGCATGCGGTACGACGAATGCGGCCCCGAGCAGATCGCCGAGGCGCTCGTCGACGAGCTCGGCCGAACTCCCGCCTACCGGCCCGTCGAGTCCGACGGCGCGGCGAAGGCCGCGGCCCTCATCGCAGCGCTGGTGTAGCCGCGACTCGCGTCGACCGGTCGCACGCCATCATGTCAAGACGCTACGGCGTGACGGCGCGTTTCCAGAGGTCGTAGGCGCGGCCGATCAGACCGCTTTGGGTCTGCGTCGCGGCTCGCGCTTCGTCTGCGGTGAGATAGTTCGGGGTCCCACCGAGGCGCAGCGCCTCGGCCTCCAGCAGGGCGTTCTGCGCGGTGTAGTACGCGCGGAAGACCGCTTCGGGCAGCGTCGAGCCCACCGCCACCATCCCGTGCCCGCGCATCAGCGCGACGTTCGCGCTGCCCAGCGTGCGCGCCAGCGCATCGCCGAGCGCGAGCGTCTTCACCAGCAGGTCGGTCCCCGTTCCGCCCGTGTCGCGAATCTCGAACACCGGCGCGCCGGCGCCGAGAAACGCCGCCATGTGAAAGACCGGCTGCAGTTTGACCTGCGAGACGCCGAACGGGATCACCGCCGGCGTGTGCGCGTGCACGATCGCCATCACGTCGGGACGCGCCTTGTAGATCGCGCCGTGGATGAACCGCTCGGCGTACGGCGTCGCGTAGTTGCGGTTCAGCGCGTTGCTGTCGAGGTCGTAGGTGAAGATGTCGTTCTCGGTGACGAGCGCGGGCGCCATGCTGCGCGCCAGCCAGTAGTTCTGCGCCGAGTGCGGGCTGCGCACGCTGACGTGGCCGTAGCCGTCGACGACGTTCTCGTGCGCGAGGATATGGTTCGCGAGCGCCAGATCCCCGAACGTCGGGGCCGGCGCGTCGGCGGCGAGCGCGGGCGCCGCGGCCGCGCACGACGCGGCCAGGACGCCGAGAAGAAACTGCGGTCTGTCCATGACCTGCGCTTCCGCGGGGGAAACCCGCATCCTCGCGAAAAGCGCGTTTTAGGAGGCTCCATGAAGCGACACGTCGTCGCCGCGCTCGCCGCGGCGCTGCTCACCACCGCCGCGGCCTCGGCGCAGTCGTATCCCGGCGATCCCGGCACCGGCGTCGAGCGCGGGATCGAGCAGGTGAACAACTCGGGCCAAGTCGGGACCGCGACGCTGTTCCACGCCGGGCCGAGCGCGACGCGCGTGCTCGTCGTGCTGCACGGAGCGCCGCCCGGGCGCGCGCAGTCGGTGCGCATCTACCGCGGCCAGTCGTGCGAGGACTTCGCGCCGGGCGGGCCGACGCATTTCTTGAACGACCTGAAGAACGGCACCTCGAGCTCGACCGTCAAGCTGCCGGAAGAGAAGTTGCTGTCGGGGAACTACAACGTCGTCGTCTTCTCGACGAACCGCGCGGGCGCGGGCGCGACCGCGTGCGGGCATCTCTACCCGGGCGCCGGATGAGGCCACTCGAAGAAAGCTTCACCGACCCCGTCGACGCGACGAAGGCCGAGTTCTCGCGGCGCGGTTTCGTCTCGCTCGGCGCCGGCGCCGCGCTCGCGGCCGGTAATGCCGCTGCGGCGAGCGCGCAGACCGATGGGTTGGGCAAGCCGCATCCGCCGCTCGTCGCCGAAGACGATCCGGCGATCGTCGTCTCGCGGCCGCGGCTCACGCCCGCCGCGGGCGGCGCGATCGGCGCGTATGCCGCGACGCCGCGCACGGTGAAGAGCACGACGCCCGGCGTGGTGGTGATCATGCACGCCTGGGGCGTCGACGCGCAGATCCGCGACACGGTTCGGCGCTACGCGAAAGCCGGGTTCATCGCAATTGCGCCCAACCTCTTCGAGCGCCTCAACGCGCCGAGCGGCGACGGCGTCAACGACTTCGACGTCTTCCGCCCGTACCTCAGCAAGCTGTTCACGCAGGGCTTCGTGCCGACCGACGTGCTCGCGGCGCACGGTTGGATCCCGGCGCAGGCGCGGGATGCGGCGATCGGGATCACCGGATTCTGCATGGGCGGCGGCATCGTGCTGCAGTCGATCATCGATTCGAAGGGCTTCGCGGCCGCCTCCATGTTTTACGGAAACGTCTTGCCCGGGGCAGACCCGAACGCTGCGCGGACACCGGCGACGTTCGATTTCGCCAGCCGCATCACCACCCCACTGATGGGCAGTTTCGGCGCGCGCGACACCTCGATCAAGCCCGATGACGTGCGCGCGATGTTCGCGCGGCTCAGCGCGCCGCACGACGTGAAAATTTACGACGAAGCGGGACACGCGTTCTTCGACGACACGCGCCCCAGCTACGTCCCGAGCGCGGCGGCGGACGCATGGACGCGCACGCTAACCTGGTTCCACAAATACCTGGGGTAGCACGCGGTGAGTCAGCCGCCGTAGATCAAGTCGAATACGCTGGTAGCCGTCGCGAGCCAGCGCTCGCGATCTTCTCTCGTCCATGGTTGCCCTTCAATAGGGATTGTCTGGTACAGCGCCGCGATAAGCGGATGCTTGGACCCGCCTGGCTCGGGAGCTGGCGAGGCACTATGGACGGTTGGCGTCGAATCGGCCGTCGGGCGGTCTTCCGCCGTCGTGGAGATTGTAGAGGAGCCGGGGAACTGCGGCTCCAGCAGCCGATCCGGGGCAACATTGAAGAAGCCCGCTTGCTTTGCCGAGCGCTGCATTACTTGCCGGGCGCGAGCTTTTTGCTTTGGCGCTACCCCCAGCTGCTCAAGTGCTGCCTCAAGGCCCGCATCGGGAGGAAGCTTCACACCTTTAAATTTTTCGTACAGTCTCTCGTACAGCGGAACCTGCAAGAAAGACCGTACACGCGCTGCCTTCTCGTTACCAGAAACAGCCTCATGCCCCAGCGGCAAGAGCTCAATTTTGCCGTCTCGGGATACGCGAATAAAGCCGAAAATCCGGGCCGCGCTTACTTTTTGGCGAAACGCGCCAGACTCTGTCCCGCCATGGCCAAGGTAACCCGCAAGGCGCGCCATGTCAGTGTGGCCGCCTGCGCGCTCGTAAACTGTGCGAGCAACCTGTACCGCATCGTCCTGCGATAGATAGGGGAAGGCTATCTGCGATCTACCTCGCTCTTCCGCCTGCTCTTGGGCTATCTCGTCCGTCTCCACAACTATGCCTCCACGCCTAATATTCGCATAGTTTGGAGTCATTGTCAATGCGGACACCAGACTCCACCGGGCGCCGCCACCCTCAGTCGGCATCAAGTCCGAGGCACATTGTCGCCGACAGCCTTGTGCGACGCAATGCTTAGGCGTATACTGGCCCTGGACGACGAACCCCGTCGTCCAGGGCGGTGGCCGAGTAGGAGAGGCACCAGCTGTTCCCCGCGGCGGACGCGGACCCAGAGGCTGGATGGAGGCAGGTTCGACTCCTGCCCGCCTTCCCTATTGCCTCTTTATACTGTACCACGCCGCATGGAGCCCCAGCGAAGCGTGCGCCGTCAGGATGGCGCCCAAAATGCCGGCTACATCTACGCCGGTTTGAAATCTCGCCGCGGGACATGCCGTGCGCAGTCACGTGCACGAGATATTTCCTACTTCCTTTCGCGGCGCGGCCGCGCCGATTGTGGCTGTGACCGCGATGCCGCGCGCAAATGCCTTTTCAATAGTAACGCGCGTAATCGCCGCCGCATTGTACCACGCACACGCTTCACTTGGTTAATAAATTGGAGTAGCGGCTTCGGACGCGGCGAATGACGCACCGATGGTCCACTCGGTCCTCGACGCACTCGATGCCCACGCCGCTATGCAGCCGAACGCGCTTGCGTTCGACGATGTGCCGTACGGCGTAGTGTGCGACGCTTCGCTACGCGTCGCAGCGAAGTTGCACGACGCCGGGCTGAAGCCGAGGGACCGGCTGGCGATCTATTCGGAGAACCGGCCGGGATTCGTCTACGCGTACCTGGGCGGCCTGCGCGCGGGCGCGATCGTCGTGACGGTAAACGTTCTTTACCGCACGTCCGATCTTGAGCATGTTCTCACCGATGCGGATCCGTCGGTCGTGTGCGTCTCGGAGCAGAGCGCGCAGTACGTGAGGCCGCGCGCGGGCCGCGCGGTCGTTGACTTGGCCGACGTCGAGCGGTGGGCGCACGACGCGACGATCATGCCGCTCGCCGATCCGCCGGCGATCCACGCCGGCGATGGCGCGATTCTAATCTACACCAGCGGAACGACGGGTCGCAGCAAGGGCGCGATGCTGACCCACTGCAACCTGGCGGCGATCGCGAGCGCGCTCGTCGAAGCGTGGCACTGGACCGCGAACGACACGCTGCTGCTCACGCTCCCGCTCTTTCACGTTCACGGCCTGGGCGCCGGGTTGAACGGAACGCTCGTCGCCGGCGGGCGCGTGCTGGTGCGCGAGCGGTTCGACGCGCCCGCGGTCGTCGCAGCGCTGGCGAACGGCGAGGCGACGATGTTCTTCGGCGTGCCGACGATGTACGTGCGCATCCTGGAAAACGCCGGCGAGGGCGTGCGCTTCGACCGTGTGCGGCTGTTCGTCTCGGGCTCCGCGGCGCTGCCGGCGAGCGTGCACGAAGAGTTCGACCGACGGTTCGGCGTCTCGATCCTCGAACGCTACGGCTCCACCGAGTTCGGCTTCGCGCTGAGCAACCGCTACGACGCGGCACGCCACGCGGGAACGGTCGGGTTCCCGCTTCCGCGCGTCGAAGTGCGGCTCGCCGATCCCGTGAGCGGCGCCGACGTCGCCCCCAGCGCGGCCGGCGAAATTCTGGTGCATGGCCCGAACGTCTTCAAAGGCTACTGGCGCAACGAGGCCGCGACCGACCGCGCGTTCGTGCGCGACGCGCAGGGCCGCCGCTGGTACAAGAGCGGCGACCTCGCAACGTTCCACCCCGAGCGCGGCTACGTAATCAACGGCCGCTTGAAGGAACTCGTGATCAGCGGCGGTTTCAACGTGTACCCGATCGAGGTTGAAGACGAGCTGTTGCGCTTGCCGGGGATTCGCGCCGCGGCAGTCGTCGGCCAACCCGATCCCGCCCGCGGCGAAATTCCGGTGGCGTTCCTCGAAACGGACGCGAGCTTCGATGCGGAGCAAACGCTCGCGACCCTCCGCGAGCGCCTCGCCAGCTTCAAAGTCCCCAAGCATCTCTATCCGATCGACGCCCTTCCCCGCAACGCCATGGGCAAAGTCGAAAAACCCCGCCTCCGTGAACTGTTGGCAAAGCCAAGTCCTGACAGCGAGTAGGCCGATCCCCTTTTCCCCGGATCCCGAACGCGAACCCGTCGGCGTGACGAGCATCGCGGCGAACTGCTTTGGATGAACGAGTAGACCATCGCGCCGATCAGGGGCCGGATTACCGTGCCTCGCCTCCCGTCTGATGAAGGGGTGCAGAAAACGGATCGCCCGGATGTCGCGTCGAACAGACGTACGAATGGGCTGCGGAGTGAGCTACCGGCTTGGCGGACAAGGCCGAGCGCAAGTCTGCAAAATGCCATACAGGTGGCATAACCAGGTAGGACGATCGGAGACATGATCCTCGCGCACCGCATCCGTCTCGATCCGACGAGCGCGCAGGAGGCATATTTTGCGCGCGCCTGCGGTGTTGCGCGCTTCGCTTACAATTGGGGGTTGGCCGAATGGCGGCGACAGTATGACTCCGGCGGCAAGCCGTCCGAAATCGCTCTGCGAAGACTACTTAATGCGATTAAGAACGAACAGTTTCCCTGGATGCGTCAGGTCACCAAGAATGCACCGCAGCAGGCGATCAAGAATCTCGGTCGGGCATATATCAACTTCTTCCGTGAACTCACGAAGTGTCGTCGTGGTGAGATTCCGCGAAAGGTTCGCGCTCCACGGTTCAAGAAAAAGGGTCGTCACGAATCATTCCGCGCCGACAATGGCCCCGACAAGCGGCACCCACATAACGTCATCACGGCAGGGAAATGGGTAAAGCTGCCGCTGATAGGGTGGCTCGCGATGCGCGAGGAGGTGCGCTTCGCCGGACGCATTCTTTCAGTGACAATCTCACGGCGAGCGGATCGCTGGTATGCCAGTTTCTGCATCGAAGTCGAATACGTGCCGGATCTCCGGACCGATGATTCCGTCGTCGGCGTGGACCTCGGCATCACCGCTCTCGTAACCCTCAGTGACCAAACCCCCAAAGTGTCGGGAGTTAAGGCGCTCCGGCGCTATCTCGATAAAGTTAGACGCCTCTCGCGGATTATTTCCCGTATGCGGCGCGGATCACGCAATTGTGGCAAAGCGAAAACCAAGCTTGCACGACTGCACACCCGCATCGCAAACATCCGGTCCGATGCCTTACACAAGGTCACGACGTACCTAACACGCTATCGAACGATTGCCATCGAGGATCTCAACGTAGCCGGCATGCTCAAGAACCGGCAACTCTCCCGTGCCGTTGGCGATGTCGGTTTCTTCGAGTTTCGTCGACAATTGGAATATAAAGCGGTGATGGCGGGTTCCACGGTAATTGTCGCGAGCCGTTGGTTTGCTTCTTCGAAGCTCTGCTCCAGTTGCGGAACGAAGAACGAGACGCTTACGCTTTCGGAGCGCACTTGGACGTGCCTATCGTGCGGCACCTCGCATGACCGCGACCGTAACGCGGCCGTGAACCTTGCACGTTACGCGGAGAGTTCACCCGCGTCAGCCTGTGGAGCGGAAGGCTCTGGCGACGGTCACCAGACGGTCGCGAAACCAGCCGCGTAGAAGCAGGAAGATATGCCTGGAAGAAATATCCACGCAGATCAGAACGGTGATTCGATCACCATCGTCCACTGCGCGGACGTCCATCTGGAGACGGCGTTTACCGAGGTGCGCGGCGGGGCGCGGCGGCGGGCCGCGCTTGCCGACGCGTTCGAGCGCGTCGTCGACCTTGCACTCGAGCGGCGCGCCGCGGCGCTGACGATCGGCGGCGACCTCTACGAGGCCGAGCGCGCCGGACCGCAGACGGCGCGCTTCGTGTTCGCGCAGCTCGCGCGCTTCGGCCGCCCGGTGTTCGTCGCACCGGGCAACCACGACCCGTACTCCGCCCGCGCGCTCTACGCGCGCGATGACCTGCCTGCCAACGTGCGCGTCTTCGCCGAACCGGCCTGGGCGCCGTACCCGCTGACTGACGAGGTGACGATCTACGGCTTCGGCCACGCGCCGGCCGAGCCGGGTCGGCCGTTCGCCGGCGCGCGGTTCGAGCGGCCGGGGACGCGGCTCGCGCTCGTCCACGGCAGCGACGAAGACCGCTGTCCGCCCGGGAAGCGCCCGACCGCGCCGTTCACGCTCGCCGAGATCGTCGCGTCCGGCGCGACCTGCGCCCTGGCGGGACACTATCACGGCGGCGCGGTGGTGAGCGACGCCGCCGGACCGCGACTCGCCTATCCGGGTTCGCCCGAACCGATCAAGTTCGGCGAGCGCGGCTCGCACGGCGCGCTGGTCGTCACGGTCGCCGGCGGCCGCGTCGCGACCGAGCCGGTCGAGCTGGCGCGCACGCGGCTGGTCGACCTCGACGTCTCGCTCGACGACGCCGCCAGCGAGCACGCCGTCCTCGCCGCGCTCGAAACCGCGCTGACGCCGTACGACCGCGACGATTTCCTGCGCGTTCGCCTGCACGGCACGGTCGCGCCGGGAACGCGCATCGACCGCGACCTGATCGCCGACCGCTTCGGCGGGAGCCTCGGCGCGCTGGAGCTCACCGACGTGACGGTCTCCGCCGATTACGCCGCGATCGCACGGGAGCCGAACGTGCGCGGCCGCGCCGTCGCCGATCTGTTGCAGCAGGCGGAGGACGGCGACGAGGACGCGCGCGCCGCGCTGCGCTACGCCGTCGCGGCCTTCGCCGGCTCGGAGCTTCGCCCGTGAGCCGTCGCGCGGCGTGAGAGTTCGCTCGCTGCACGTCCACGGCTTCGGGCGCTTGACCGAGTGCGCGTTCGAGTTCGCTCCGGGGCTCAACGTCGTGGTCGGCCCGAACGAGGCCGGCAAGTCGACACTCGGCGCGGCGCTGGTCGCCTCGCTCTACGGTCTGCAGCGCGGCGAGAAAGACCGCTGGCGCCCGTGGGCGGCGAACGCGGCGTACGCTTCGGTGTTGAAGTACGAGACCTCGGACGGCGCGCGCTGGGAAGTCCACCGCGCGTTCGAGCACGACACCAAAGGCGTGCGCGTCTACGACGGTGAGGGACGTGACGCCGCCGCGCGCGTCGGCGAAGGCCGCTCGCTGAGCCCCGGTGCCGCGCACTTGCAGATTTCGCTCGATGTCTTTCTCCAAACAGCCTGCGTGCGCGAGAGCGAGGTCGCGCTCGCGCGCGGCAGCGCGAACGACGTTTCGACCGCGCTGGCGCGCGCGCTTGGCGGCGGCCCGAAGGAAGACGCCGCACTCGGCGCGCTCGCGCGGCTCGACGCGGCGCTCAAAGCGCACGTCGGGAGCGAGCGCGCGCACAAGAACGCGCCGCTGAAGAAGCTGCGCGAGCTCGAGCTGCAGCAAGCCCGCGCCGCCGAAGACGCCCGCGCCGCGCTCGACGTCCTCGGCTCGCTCCGCGAGAAGATCGCCGCCGAGCGCGCGCAGCGCGACCACGACGCCGCGGCACTGGTCGAGCTGGAGCGCCGCGTGCAGGCGCTGCGCGCGGCGCACGTTCGCGCGCGGCTCGACGCGCTCAAAGAGTACCGCCGCGAGCTCGCCGCGCTGCAGAGCGCGCGGGCCACGTTCGACGACGTGGCGCAGTTTGCCGCCGAACGCGTCTCCGCACTCGACGACGCTTACCATTCGTGGCGCTCGGCGGCAAGCGTCGCCGAGGCGGCGGCGCGCGACGCGGCCGAGGAAGCGCTCAGCGAGGACGAGCGGCGCGAGCTCGAAGCGCGCCGCGCCGACGCCGGCGCGCTCGGCGACGAAGCGTACGATGCACTGCGCGCCGCCGCCGCGCAGGCCGACGCGGCGCACGCGCGCGCCGCCGCGGCCGCGCACGATGCTGCGGCCGCACGCCGCGAAGGCGACGGCGGTCGCGCGCTGGCCGGCGGGTTGGTGGCAAGCGCGTTCGTTGCGGCTCTCGGCGACGCTGCGCTGGCGATCGCGCACCTCTGGTCGGGGACGGCCGTCGCGAGCGTCGTTGCGATCGTGCTGGGGAGCGCGGCGTTCGCGCGTGCCCGCGCGCGCGCCGAGCGGCTGCGCGAAGCAGAAACGAAGCAGCGCATCTCGGACGCCGCGCTCGCCGACGAGCGCACCGCCGCGAGCACCGTCGCCGGCGTGCTGGAGCCGCTCGGCGTCGTGAGCGTCGACGAGCTCGTGCGCCGTCGCGAGCGGTTCGGCGCGCTCTCGATCCGTGAAGCGGCGGCGCGCAAAAGCGAGGCGCGCGCGCGGACAACGCGCGAGCAGGCCGAGGCCGAAGCGGCGCGCTTCGACGAGCTCGCCGCGGCGCTCGTCCCGGACGTCCCCGGCCCGCGCGACGCGCTGCGCGCCGCCGCCCACCACCGCGCCGCGCGCCGGCGCGAGCGCGACGGACTCGACGCGCGCCTCGCGATGCTCGCCCTCCGCCGCGGCGACATCCTGCACGGCGAGGACGACTTCGCGCTGGAAGCCGAGTACGCCGCGCTGATCGCGAGCGGCGTCGAACCGGCCGCGAGCGACGACCCTCACAAGCTCCGCGCGCTCGAGCGGGCGCGCGCCGAACGCGATGCGCGCGCCCGCCAAGCAGACCGCGTCGTCGCCGACCTCGAGGGCGAGCTGCGCGCCGGCGAAGCGAAGGTTCCCGACGTCGCCGCGCTCGACGAAGCGCTCGCCGCGACGCGCGCCGAGATCGCGCGGCTCGAAGCGTTCGCGCGCGCCGTCAAGCTGGCGCGAAAGACGATCGACGAACGCAAGGACGAAGCGCACCGCGCCTTCGCGCGCCGGCTCGAAGAGTACAGCGCCGGCGTGCTCGGCTCGATCACCGGCGGCCGCTACGGCGAGATCAAGCTGAACCCGACGACGCTCGCGATCAACGTCCGCGTTCCGGAGACGAACGCGTTCGCGGAGCTCGAACAGCTTTCGTCCGGCACGCGCGATCAGATCGCGCTGGTCGTGCGCTTTGCCACCGCGCGCATGTTCACCGAAGGCCTCGAATCGCCGCCGCTGCTGCTCGACGACCCGTTCTCGTTCTGGGACGCCGACCGCATCGCGCGCTGCCTTCCCGTGCTGATGCACGGCACGCACGACGCACAATGCATCCTCTTCACCACGAGCCCCGAGCTTGCGGCGGCAGCAGCCTCCGCGGGCGCAAATCGCATCGATCTGGCAGCACCAGCGAGAGTGCCCGCTTGACCAGAACGACGAACTTACGCGCTGACCTCGCGCATCAGCGGCGGGATCTCGGGCAACAGCTCGCGCGCGAGGAAGCCGAAGCCGATCCGTTCCGCGAGCACGTCGCCCGCGCGCGCGTGCAGGTACACGCCCCATGCTGCGGCGTGCAGCGGCAGCGTTCCGCGCGCCAGCAGGCCGCCGATGATTCCGGCGAGGACGTCCCCCGAACCGGAGGTCGCGAGGCCGGCGTTGCCGTGCTCGTTGCGCACGAGCTCGCCGTGCGGATCGGCGACGTAGGTCATCTCGCCTTTGAGCGCGACGACGGCGTTGAAGCGCCGCGCCGCATCGACGGCAAAGCGCGCGGGATCGGCTTCGATCTCGTCGCGAGATCGCTGTAGCATCGAGGCCATCTCGCCGCAATGCGGCGTGAGGACTGCCCGGCCCGCGAGGTGCGCGACCGCGTCGGTGCGGTCGGCGAAACACGCCAGCGCGGCGGCGTCGATCACCGCCGGCACCTCGAGCGCGCTCGCGACCGCGGCGATCAGCGCCGCCGACGCCGCCTCGTCGACCAGCCCCGGTCCGATCACCAGCGCGTCGGCGCGGTTGGCGCGCTCGGCGAGCGGCTTCGCGTTGGACGTCGCGACCGCGCCGGACGGCGTCTCGTCGAGCCCGACGACGAGCGCTTCGAGGACCGCACTGCCGACGTGCGCTGCAACCGATGCACAGGTACCGATCTGCAGCTTTCCGGCGCCGGCGCGCAAGGCCGCCGTCCCGGCGAGCACGGCCGCGCCCGGCATCTGCGGCGCGCCGGCGACGACGAAGACGCTGCCGCGCGCGTTCTTGTCGCCGCCGCCCGGCGGCGGGAGCCGCCATCCGCGCAGCAGCGCGCGGTCGAGCGCCTTACCCGCGGGCAATGGGAACGTCGGGCGCGGCGGTGACCAGCTCGCCCGCCTCTTCCATCGGCGCGACGACGTTGTAGCCGCGCAGCACCAGCGCGTCCGCCGCGCGGTCGAACCGGTACGTCGTGACCGCGCAGTTCGCGACGTCGCCTTGCCGGTCGATCGCAAGCAGCTGCTCTTCGGTCTGCCTCTCGAGGACGTAGCGCAGGCACAGCACGCAGACTTGGTGCGTGAGGATCGCGACGCGCTCGCCGGGATGCTCGCGCAGCAGCGACTCGGCGAAGCTTCGCAGCCGCAAGATGACGTCGGTCCAGCTCTCGCCGCCGGGCGGGCGGTAGTAGAACTTGCCGAGCGCGCGCCGCAACTCGGCTTGCTCCGGAAACTTCGCCTCGATCCCGGCGTGCGTGAGCCGGTCGAGGATGCCGAACTCTTTCTCGCGCAGCCGCTCGTCGATCTCGACCGGAACGTTGCGCCAGCCCGCTTCGCGCAAGGCGATCGCCGCCGTCTCGCGCGCCCGAAAATACGGCGAGGAAACGACCGCGTCGATCGGCTCGATGTGCCGCGCGCACCACGCTCCGAGCGCTGCGGCTTGCCGCTCGCCGAGCTTCGAGAGCGGGACGTCGCAGTCGCGCGTCGCCGCGATCTCGATCACCGGGGCGCCGGCCGCGAGCGCCTGCGCGCGCGCAACGTTTCCCGCGCTCTCCGCGTGCCGGATCAGGTACAGCTCGCTCGGCCAGCCGATCTTCACGAAGGCTGTCGTACCCTTCGCCGAGCTCAAGGTGACCGGAAGCTCGGGGCGAGGGGAACTACAACCCGATCTGCCGGGCGATCACCAAGCGCTGGACCTCGTTCGTCCCCTCGCCGATCTCGTTGATCTTCTGGTCGCGGTACATCCGCGAGACCGGGTACTCGTCCATGAAGCCGTAGCCGCCGTGGATCTGGACGGCCTCGTTCACCACCCGGCGCGAGACCTCGCCGGAGAAGAGCTTCGCCAGCGAGGCGTTCAGCTCGAAGGGCCGGCCCTCGTCCTTCTCCCACGCCGCCTTGAGCACCATCAGCTTGGCGTGCTCGATCTCCATCAGCATGTCGGCCAGCTTGAACTGGATCGCCTGGAACTTCGAGATCGGCTTGCCGAACTGGTGCCGCTCCTGCGCGTACTTGTACGCCTCGTCGTAGGCGCCCATCGCCAGCCCGACCGAGAGCGCGGCGACCGAGATGCGGCCGCCGTCCAGGATCGTCAGAAAGTTCTTCAGCCCCTTGCCCCGCCCGCCGAGCAGGTTCTCTTCGGGGACTTCGGCGTCCGCGAAGGAAAGCTCGCGGGTGTCGGACGCCCGCCAGCCCATCTTCGCGTACTTCTTCGAGCGGGTGAAGCCCGGGGTGTCCTGCGGGACGATGATGGTCGATATCTCCGCCCGGCCGCGGCCGTCGCGCCCGGTGACGGCGGTGATCGTCGTGCCGCCGGTGATCTCGGTCCCGCTG
Above is a genomic segment from Candidatus Eremiobacterota bacterium containing:
- a CDS encoding alpha/beta fold hydrolase → MRARLPDRSGYVTRDGTRLYYELFGAGERTVVFLPTWSIIHSRHWKAQIPYFARHFRVLTFDGRGNGLSDRPAEPRAYDDEEFALDALAVMDANEIEHAAIVALSAGSRWALILAARYPERIAAAAFIGPNAPLGAPIAERAAAMLDFDVLRERYQGWQKYNRNYWRLDQRDFLEFFFSQAISEPHSTKQIEDCVGWGMETTPETLIATQAERTMSEDEALDLAAAVRCPVLVVNGDDDRIVGFARAQGLARATGGKLLTLVGSGHLPHARDPVAVNLALRAFIDRPIGARTWRRGRDRRKRALFISSPIGLGHAQRDVAIARELRKLHPDLEIDWLAQHPVTRVLEASGERIHPASALLANESAHIEDESAEHDLHCFQALRRMDEILIANFMLFHDVVSEEHYDLWIGDEAWELDYYLHENPELKRTPYAWLTDFVGYLPMPEGGRREAFLTADYNAEMIEHVERYRYVRDRAIFVGNPEDVVPETFGAGLPAIRDWTESHFQFSGYVTGFEPVEDADRAALRARFGYRDDEQVCIVTVGGSGVGAPLLRRIIEAYPHAKARLPALRMIVVAGPRIDPRTLLSAAAVEIHSFVPHLYQRLAACDIAIVQGGLTTTMELTAHRRPFLYFPLHNHFEQNFHVRYRLERYGAGRCMRYDECGPEQIAEALVDELGRTPAYRPVESDGAAKAAALIAALV
- a CDS encoding class II aldolase/adducin family protein, coding for MDRPQFLLGVLAASCAAAAPALAADAPAPTFGDLALANHILAHENVVDGYGHVSVRSPHSAQNYWLARSMAPALVTENDIFTYDLDSNALNRNYATPYAERFIHGAIYKARPDVMAIVHAHTPAVIPFGVSQVKLQPVFHMAAFLGAGAPVFEIRDTGGTGTDLLVKTLALGDALARTLGSANVALMRGHGMVAVGSTLPEAVFRAYYTAQNALLEAEALRLGGTPNYLTADEARAATQTQSGLIGRAYDLWKRAVTP
- a CDS encoding dienelactone hydrolase family protein — encoded protein: MRPLEESFTDPVDATKAEFSRRGFVSLGAGAALAAGNAAAASAQTDGLGKPHPPLVAEDDPAIVVSRPRLTPAAGGAIGAYAATPRTVKSTTPGVVVIMHAWGVDAQIRDTVRRYAKAGFIAIAPNLFERLNAPSGDGVNDFDVFRPYLSKLFTQGFVPTDVLAAHGWIPAQARDAAIGITGFCMGGGIVLQSIIDSKGFAAASMFYGNVLPGADPNAARTPATFDFASRITTPLMGSFGARDTSIKPDDVRAMFARLSAPHDVKIYDEAGHAFFDDTRPSYVPSAAADAWTRTLTWFHKYLG
- a CDS encoding AMP-binding protein, with the translated sequence MVHSVLDALDAHAAMQPNALAFDDVPYGVVCDASLRVAAKLHDAGLKPRDRLAIYSENRPGFVYAYLGGLRAGAIVVTVNVLYRTSDLEHVLTDADPSVVCVSEQSAQYVRPRAGRAVVDLADVERWAHDATIMPLADPPAIHAGDGAILIYTSGTTGRSKGAMLTHCNLAAIASALVEAWHWTANDTLLLTLPLFHVHGLGAGLNGTLVAGGRVLVRERFDAPAVVAALANGEATMFFGVPTMYVRILENAGEGVRFDRVRLFVSGSAALPASVHEEFDRRFGVSILERYGSTEFGFALSNRYDAARHAGTVGFPLPRVEVRLADPVSGADVAPSAAGEILVHGPNVFKGYWRNEAATDRAFVRDAQGRRWYKSGDLATFHPERGYVINGRLKELVISGGFNVYPIEVEDELLRLPGIRAAAVVGQPDPARGEIPVAFLETDASFDAEQTLATLRERLASFKVPKHLYPIDALPRNAMGKVEKPRLRELLAKPSPDSE
- a CDS encoding transposase, encoding MILAHRIRLDPTSAQEAYFARACGVARFAYNWGLAEWRRQYDSGGKPSEIALRRLLNAIKNEQFPWMRQVTKNAPQQAIKNLGRAYINFFRELTKCRRGEIPRKVRAPRFKKKGRHESFRADNGPDKRHPHNVITAGKWVKLPLIGWLAMREEVRFAGRILSVTISRRADRWYASFCIEVEYVPDLRTDDSVVGVDLGITALVTLSDQTPKVSGVKALRRYLDKVRRLSRIISRMRRGSRNCGKAKTKLARLHTRIANIRSDALHKVTTYLTRYRTIAIEDLNVAGMLKNRQLSRAVGDVGFFEFRRQLEYKAVMAGSTVIVASRWFASSKLCSSCGTKNETLTLSERTWTCLSCGTSHDRDRNAAVNLARYAESSPASACGAEGSGDGHQTVAKPAA